In Curtobacterium sp. MCPF17_002, one genomic interval encodes:
- a CDS encoding cytochrome c oxidase subunit 4, translated as MRANTNLFWILFGFFILADAAYTIWSLIYYGEPEWVGTVAIGLTGIMSAFIAFYLGKVMSSQGGVLPEDRPDANIEDGDAELGHFSPWSWWPILMAGAVAVVFLGVAAGLWIVPIGLALVAITLVGWVYEYYRGNFGH; from the coding sequence ATGCGCGCCAACACCAACCTGTTCTGGATCCTCTTCGGGTTCTTCATCCTCGCGGACGCCGCGTACACCATCTGGTCGCTGATCTACTACGGCGAGCCGGAGTGGGTCGGCACCGTGGCCATCGGCCTCACCGGGATCATGTCCGCGTTCATTGCGTTCTACCTCGGCAAGGTCATGTCCTCGCAGGGCGGCGTGCTGCCCGAGGACCGTCCGGACGCCAACATCGAGGACGGCGACGCCGAGCTCGGGCACTTCAGCCCGTGGTCGTGGTGGCCCATCCTCATGGCGGGTGCCGTCGCGGTCGTCTTCCTCGGCGTCGCTGCCGGCCTCTGGATCGTGCCGATCGGACTCGCCCTCGTGGCGATCACGCTCGTCGGCTGGGTCTACGAGTACTACCGCGGCAACTTCGGTCACTGA
- the ctaD gene encoding cytochrome c oxidase subunit I, with amino-acid sequence MTTSLVGQPTRPSTPDFQASKVGRKGNIIVRWITSTDHKTIGYMYLIASFIFFLLAGVMALVIRAQLFEPGLHVVATKEQYNQLFTMHGTIMLLMFATPLFSGFANAIMPLQIGAPDVAFPRLNGFAFWLYLFGSLIAVGGFLTPQGAASFGWFAYAPLSDTTFTPGLGGTLWVFGLGMTGFSTILGAVNFITTIITMRAPGMTMFRMSIFTWNTLVTALLVLMAFPVLAAALFGLGLDRVFDAQIFNPANGGALLWQHLFWFFGHPEVYIIALPFFGIVSEVFPVFSRKPIFGYKTLVYATISIAALSVTVWAHHMYVTGGVLLPWFSLMTMLIAVPTGVKIFNWVGTMWRGSVTFETPILWAVGFLITFTFGGLTGVILASPPLDFHVSDSYFVVAHFHYVVFGTVVFAMFSGFYFWWPKWTGKMLNERLGKIHFWLLFIGFHTTFLIQHWLGVIGMPRRYATYLPNDGFTWMNQLSTIGSMILAVSFLPFIFNVYVTARNAPKVAVNDPWGYGRSLEWATSCPPPRHNFTSIPRIRSESPAFDLNHPEAGVPIGVGPAKDAPDAPTYDAAKGEVK; translated from the coding sequence ATGACAACGTCACTCGTCGGCCAGCCGACCAGGCCCTCGACGCCGGACTTCCAGGCGTCGAAGGTCGGTCGGAAGGGCAACATCATCGTCCGGTGGATCACCTCCACGGACCACAAGACCATCGGGTACATGTACCTGATCGCGTCGTTCATCTTCTTCCTGCTCGCAGGTGTGATGGCGCTCGTGATCCGTGCCCAGCTCTTCGAACCGGGCCTGCACGTGGTCGCGACGAAGGAGCAGTACAACCAGCTCTTCACGATGCACGGCACGATCATGCTGCTGATGTTCGCGACGCCGCTGTTCTCGGGCTTCGCGAACGCGATCATGCCGCTGCAGATCGGTGCGCCGGACGTCGCGTTCCCGCGTCTGAACGGGTTCGCCTTCTGGCTCTACCTGTTCGGCTCGCTCATCGCCGTCGGTGGCTTCCTCACCCCGCAGGGCGCCGCGTCGTTCGGGTGGTTCGCCTACGCGCCACTGAGTGACACGACGTTCACACCAGGGTTGGGCGGCACACTCTGGGTCTTCGGACTCGGCATGACCGGCTTCTCGACGATCCTCGGTGCGGTGAACTTCATCACGACGATCATCACGATGCGCGCACCGGGCATGACGATGTTCCGCATGTCGATCTTCACGTGGAACACCCTCGTGACGGCGCTCCTCGTGCTGATGGCCTTCCCGGTCCTCGCCGCGGCGCTGTTCGGGCTCGGGCTCGACCGCGTGTTCGACGCGCAGATCTTCAACCCGGCCAACGGCGGTGCCCTGCTCTGGCAGCACCTGTTCTGGTTCTTCGGGCACCCCGAGGTGTACATCATCGCGCTGCCGTTCTTCGGCATCGTCTCCGAGGTCTTCCCGGTCTTCAGCCGCAAGCCGATCTTCGGGTACAAGACCCTCGTCTACGCGACCATCTCCATCGCGGCCCTCTCGGTCACGGTGTGGGCGCACCACATGTACGTCACCGGCGGTGTCCTGCTGCCGTGGTTCTCGCTCATGACGATGCTCATCGCGGTCCCGACCGGCGTGAAGATCTTCAACTGGGTCGGCACGATGTGGCGCGGTTCGGTCACCTTCGAGACCCCGATCCTCTGGGCCGTCGGCTTCCTCATCACGTTCACGTTCGGTGGTCTCACCGGTGTGATCCTGGCGTCGCCGCCGCTCGACTTCCACGTGTCCGACTCGTACTTCGTCGTCGCGCACTTCCACTACGTGGTCTTCGGCACCGTCGTCTTCGCGATGTTCTCCGGGTTCTACTTCTGGTGGCCGAAGTGGACCGGCAAGATGCTCAACGAGCGTCTCGGCAAGATCCACTTCTGGCTCCTGTTCATCGGCTTCCACACGACGTTCCTCATCCAGCACTGGCTGGGCGTCATCGGCATGCCGCGTCGGTACGCGACGTACCTGCCGAACGACGGCTTCACCTGGATGAACCAGCTGTCGACGATCGGCTCGATGATCCTCGCGGTCTCGTTCCTGCCGTTCATCTTCAACGTCTACGTGACTGCCCGGAACGCACCGAAGGTCGCCGTGAACGACCCGTGGGGCTACGGCCGTTCGCTCGAGTGGGCGACCAGCTGCCCGCCGCCGCGCCACAACTTCACGTCGATCCCGCGTATCCGTTCGGAGTCGCCGGCGTTCGACCTGAACCACCCGGAAGCGGGTGTGCCGATCGGCGTCGGTCCTGCGAAGGACGCTCCCGACGCTCCGACCTACGACGCCGCGAAGGGCGAGGTGAAGTAG
- a CDS encoding glycoside hydrolase family 15 protein: MSEATAPTNRIEDHALIGDTYTAALVGRDGTIDWACLPRFDSPSTFASILGTEDHGHWTLRPTDPDATATRRYDHDTLVLSTVWTTSTGIVEVTEFMPIGAHRATIVRRVRGLRGSVELRQVLRIRFDYALALPWVRQIGGDEDPALLATAGPASVIVRGVQFRADDHRHVATSTIRDGDVLDTVLTWYPSHREPPVPLDVDAALDRTLAWWRKWMAPIRTEGRYTEATRQSLMFLRAMTHAETGGVVAAATTSLPEDPGGERNWDYRYVWLRDASLALASLIAHGYRDEAAHWRGWLLRAIAGDPADVQIMYGIAGERELPERELPNLPGYAGSTPVRIGNGAYTQYQGDVFGEVLAALHDARELGVEENADSWALQRALLGYVEEHWQEPDNGIWEMRGPRRHFTHSRAMIWAAFDRGVAAVEEFGLEGPVDRWRTLRAAVRTEIEEHGWNAERGSYRQHYDTDEVDASLLVLPQIGYLKPDDHRMTGTVAAIEEDLRTGSDGLVLRYRTSSGFDGLSGTEHPFLACSFWLVEQYAASGRVDDAERLMDVLTGYANEVGMLSEEIDVATGHHIGNTPQALSHLTLVSAADAIARARGAAAGHRTRLPVHDGGTRSWTGEGERAGTPA, from the coding sequence ATGAGCGAGGCCACCGCACCGACCAACCGCATCGAGGACCACGCGCTGATCGGTGACACCTACACCGCAGCGCTCGTCGGGCGGGACGGCACCATCGACTGGGCGTGCCTCCCCCGGTTCGACAGCCCCTCGACCTTCGCGTCGATCCTCGGCACCGAGGACCACGGCCACTGGACGCTCCGGCCCACCGACCCCGACGCGACGGCCACCCGCCGGTACGACCACGACACGCTCGTGCTCTCCACGGTGTGGACGACGAGCACCGGCATCGTCGAGGTCACCGAGTTCATGCCGATCGGCGCGCACCGGGCGACGATCGTCCGGCGCGTCCGGGGGCTCCGCGGCTCCGTCGAGCTCCGGCAGGTCCTGCGCATCCGGTTCGACTACGCGCTCGCCCTGCCGTGGGTCCGGCAGATCGGCGGCGACGAGGACCCGGCGCTCCTCGCCACCGCGGGCCCGGCGTCGGTCATCGTCCGCGGCGTCCAGTTCCGTGCCGACGACCACCGGCACGTCGCGACGAGCACGATCCGCGACGGTGACGTCCTCGACACCGTCCTCACCTGGTACCCGTCGCACCGTGAACCGCCGGTGCCGCTCGACGTCGACGCCGCTCTCGACCGGACCCTCGCCTGGTGGCGGAAGTGGATGGCGCCAATCCGCACCGAGGGCCGCTACACCGAAGCCACGCGCCAGTCGCTGATGTTCCTCCGCGCGATGACGCACGCCGAGACCGGCGGTGTCGTCGCCGCCGCGACCACGAGCCTGCCCGAGGACCCGGGCGGGGAGCGCAACTGGGACTACCGCTACGTCTGGCTCCGCGACGCCTCGCTCGCCCTCGCCTCCCTCATCGCGCACGGGTACCGCGACGAGGCGGCGCACTGGCGCGGTTGGCTGCTCCGCGCCATCGCCGGCGACCCCGCCGACGTGCAGATCATGTACGGCATCGCCGGTGAGCGGGAACTCCCCGAACGCGAGCTGCCGAACCTGCCCGGGTACGCCGGGTCCACCCCGGTCCGGATCGGCAACGGCGCCTACACGCAGTACCAGGGCGACGTGTTCGGCGAGGTCCTCGCCGCGCTCCACGACGCCCGGGAGCTCGGCGTCGAGGAGAACGCCGACTCGTGGGCACTGCAGCGCGCCCTGCTCGGCTACGTCGAGGAGCACTGGCAGGAGCCGGACAACGGCATCTGGGAGATGCGCGGTCCGCGTCGGCACTTCACGCACTCGCGGGCGATGATCTGGGCGGCGTTCGACCGCGGGGTCGCCGCCGTCGAGGAGTTCGGACTCGAGGGCCCCGTCGACCGCTGGCGGACCCTGCGCGCCGCCGTCCGCACCGAGATCGAGGAGCACGGCTGGAACGCCGAGCGGGGCAGCTACCGACAGCACTACGACACCGACGAGGTCGACGCGAGCCTGCTCGTCCTGCCGCAGATCGGGTACCTCAAGCCCGACGACCACCGCATGACCGGGACCGTCGCCGCGATCGAGGAGGACCTCCGCACCGGCTCGGACGGGCTCGTCCTGCGCTACCGGACCTCGTCCGGCTTCGACGGGCTCTCCGGCACCGAGCACCCGTTCCTGGCGTGCTCGTTCTGGCTCGTCGAGCAGTACGCCGCCTCGGGGCGGGTCGACGACGCCGAGCGGCTCATGGACGTGCTCACCGGCTACGCCAACGAGGTCGGCATGCTCTCCGAGGAGATCGACGTCGCGACAGGGCACCACATCGGCAACACGCCGCAGGCGCTCTCGCACCTCACGCTCGTGTCGGCCGCCGACGCCATCGCACGTGCACGCGGCGCCGCCGCCGGGCACCGCACCCGCCTGCCCGTGCACGACGGCGGCACCCGCTCGTGGACCGGCGAGGGCGAGCGGGCCGGCACCCCCGCCTGA
- a CDS encoding glucose-6-phosphate dehydrogenase: MTDKRTLIIFGATGDLASRLLLPGLGTFLQSGRAVPVQLIGTGRSARSEEQWKDIVTKSFASQDVKGPEVDGTIASTEFIQGDPTDPEHLKALLAAADAEPVLYFALPPQIASDICEALQQVELPAGTTLAFEKPFGTDVASAEALNETVLKLVPEERVHRTDHFLGRTTVLNIIGLRFANRLFEPIWNADNIEKVDVFYDETLGLENRAQYYDEAGAMVDMIQSHLLQILGLVTMDAPSAIDAVEFRSSLARVLRSTRLKGDDATVASRRAVYTAGAIDGKDLPSYQEEDGVDPSRKTETLAEISVEVDTARWKGVPFTLRSGKALGASRKEVLITFKPVTRLPSGLTGRPKTDTLRIVLNPDEIELTVSANGGGNPFEMGQVTLSSSFADGELTPYGEVLNGIFHDDPLLSIRGDVAERCWEIVEPVVKAWKADEVPLEEYRAGSRGPADWESSS; encoded by the coding sequence GTGACCGACAAGCGCACTCTCATCATCTTCGGCGCGACGGGCGACCTCGCCTCCCGCCTGCTGCTGCCGGGCCTCGGCACGTTCCTGCAGAGCGGTCGAGCGGTTCCCGTCCAGCTGATCGGCACGGGCCGCAGCGCCCGCAGCGAGGAGCAGTGGAAGGACATCGTCACGAAGTCCTTCGCGTCGCAGGACGTGAAGGGCCCGGAGGTCGACGGCACCATCGCGTCGACCGAGTTCATCCAGGGTGACCCGACCGACCCCGAGCACCTCAAGGCGCTGCTGGCCGCGGCCGACGCCGAGCCGGTGCTGTACTTCGCGCTGCCGCCGCAGATCGCCTCCGACATCTGCGAGGCGCTGCAGCAGGTCGAGCTCCCCGCCGGCACGACGCTCGCGTTCGAGAAGCCGTTCGGCACCGACGTCGCCAGCGCCGAGGCCCTCAACGAGACCGTCCTCAAGCTGGTCCCCGAGGAGCGCGTGCACCGCACCGACCACTTCCTCGGTCGCACCACGGTCCTCAACATCATCGGTCTGCGCTTCGCGAACCGTCTGTTCGAGCCGATCTGGAACGCGGACAACATCGAGAAGGTCGATGTCTTCTACGACGAGACCCTCGGTCTCGAGAACCGCGCGCAGTACTACGACGAGGCCGGCGCGATGGTCGACATGATCCAGTCGCACCTGCTGCAGATCCTCGGCCTGGTCACGATGGACGCCCCGTCGGCGATCGACGCGGTCGAGTTCCGCTCGTCCCTCGCCCGGGTGCTCCGGTCGACCCGCCTCAAGGGCGACGACGCCACGGTCGCCTCGCGTCGTGCGGTCTACACGGCCGGCGCGATCGACGGCAAGGACCTCCCCTCCTACCAGGAGGAGGACGGCGTCGACCCGTCGCGCAAGACGGAGACGCTCGCCGAGATCTCGGTCGAGGTGGACACCGCCCGCTGGAAGGGCGTGCCCTTCACGCTCCGTTCGGGCAAGGCCCTCGGCGCGAGCCGGAAAGAGGTCCTCATCACCTTCAAGCCGGTGACGCGTCTGCCCTCCGGCCTGACCGGTCGTCCGAAGACGGACACGCTGCGGATCGTCCTCAACCCGGACGAGATCGAGCTGACCGTGTCGGCCAACGGCGGCGGCAACCCGTTCGAGATGGGGCAGGTCACCCTGTCGTCCTCGTTCGCCGACGGTGAGCTCACGCCCTACGGCGAGGTCCTCAACGGCATCTTCCACGACGACCCGCTGCTCTCGATCCGCGGCGACGTGGCCGAGCGTTGCTGGGAGATCGTCGAGCCGGTCGTCAAGGCCTGGAAGGCCGACGAGGTCCCGCTCGAGGAGTACCGCGCCGGTTCACGCGGTCCGGCGGACTGGGAGTCCTCGTCCTGA